A window of Sphingomonas adhaesiva contains these coding sequences:
- a CDS encoding glycosyltransferase family 2 protein, with translation MKDVLIVIPCLNEEAHLPDLLAGLVADSGDALIVVADGGSTDRSRAIVADMAARHPNVVLLENPARIQSAGVNLAVRTHGAGRRWLVRVDAHCGYPRDYVAGLLAAARAQDATSVVVPMVTAARGCFQQAAAAAQNSVLGNGGSAHRRLTAGQWVDHGHHALFDLALYARVGGYDEGFSHNEDAELDQRLLAAGGRIWLEPALVLTYWPRTAAGPLFRQYRGYGRGRALNLLRHGSRIKLRQAVPIVIAPAVAAAMLGALLAIVATPWALVLALPALGWAGLCLAYGALLGWRAKSACVAASGWAAMVMHVAWSLGFVGVHLTGARPGPLPRGWGG, from the coding sequence ATGAAGGACGTGCTGATCGTCATCCCCTGCCTCAACGAGGAAGCGCACCTGCCCGACCTGCTGGCGGGGCTGGTGGCGGACAGCGGCGACGCGCTGATCGTGGTCGCCGACGGCGGCAGCACCGACCGCAGCCGCGCGATCGTCGCCGACATGGCGGCGCGGCACCCGAACGTCGTGCTGCTGGAAAATCCCGCGCGCATCCAGAGCGCGGGGGTCAATCTGGCGGTGCGGACCCACGGGGCGGGGCGGCGCTGGCTGGTGCGCGTCGATGCGCATTGCGGCTATCCGCGCGACTATGTCGCCGGATTGCTCGCGGCGGCGCGGGCGCAGGATGCGACGTCGGTCGTGGTGCCGATGGTCACGGCGGCGCGCGGCTGCTTCCAGCAGGCGGCGGCGGCGGCGCAGAATTCGGTGCTGGGCAACGGCGGGTCGGCCCACCGACGGCTGACGGCGGGGCAGTGGGTCGATCACGGCCATCACGCGCTGTTCGACCTGGCGCTGTACGCGCGCGTCGGCGGATATGACGAGGGGTTCTCGCACAACGAGGATGCGGAGCTGGACCAGCGGCTGCTGGCGGCGGGCGGGCGCATCTGGCTGGAGCCGGCGCTGGTGCTGACCTATTGGCCGCGCACGGCCGCGGGGCCGCTGTTCCGCCAGTATCGCGGCTATGGGCGTGGGCGCGCGCTCAACCTGCTGCGCCACGGCAGCCGCATCAAGCTGCGCCAGGCGGTGCCGATCGTGATCGCCCCCGCCGTCGCCGCGGCGATGCTCGGCGCGCTGCTGGCGATCGTGGCGACGCCCTGGGCGCTGGTGCTGGCGCTGCCCGCGCTGGGCTGGGCTGGGCTGTGCCTGGCGTATGGCGCGCTGCTGGGCTGGCGCGCCAAATCGGCCTGCGTCGCGGCATCGGGGTGGGCGGCGATGGTCATGCACGTCGCCTGGTCGCTGGGGTTCGTCGGGGTGCATCTGACCGGCGCGCGGCCGGGCCCGTTGCCGAGGGGATGGGGGGGGTAA
- a CDS encoding acyltransferase family protein has protein sequence MRQLVGIQYLRAAAATGVVIYHAAQRVGTRFTVGEAGVDLFFVLSGFLMIAITSPETRATTFMMDRIKRIAPTYWVATTVFLAGILLGLFPQARVDVAHIIASYLFIPYQAAEGSATLPLLVPGWTLNFEMFFYVLFALTLLGPRVWQLPVLTVLLAMVCVIGALAVAPGALLAFYSQPILLEFVAGAWLGWYWKRHGAPVGGPAVVALAAVLYVGAWWTDSDRLRPLTYGIPALLLLAGVLQLEHREGGLPYVPALKLLGDASYSIYLWHTMILAVVVKAARIVGLPIAPTIVLCVAASLIGGIVAYRTIEKPINVLLKRRKSRLGVPIPGM, from the coding sequence ATGCGACAGCTGGTCGGGATCCAGTATCTGCGCGCGGCGGCGGCGACCGGCGTCGTCATCTATCACGCGGCACAACGCGTCGGCACGCGGTTTACCGTCGGCGAGGCGGGGGTCGACCTGTTCTTCGTGCTCAGCGGGTTCCTGATGATCGCGATCACCAGCCCCGAAACCCGCGCCACCACGTTCATGATGGACCGCATCAAGCGGATCGCACCGACCTATTGGGTGGCGACGACGGTCTTTCTGGCGGGCATCCTGCTCGGGCTGTTTCCGCAGGCGCGCGTCGACGTGGCGCACATCATCGCCTCCTATCTCTTCATCCCGTACCAGGCTGCCGAGGGATCGGCGACCTTGCCGCTGCTGGTGCCGGGCTGGACGCTCAATTTCGAAATGTTCTTCTACGTGCTCTTCGCGCTCACCCTGCTGGGGCCGCGGGTGTGGCAGCTGCCGGTCCTGACCGTCCTGCTCGCGATGGTGTGCGTGATCGGCGCGCTGGCGGTCGCGCCGGGCGCGTTGCTCGCCTTCTACTCGCAGCCGATCCTGCTGGAGTTCGTCGCGGGGGCGTGGCTGGGCTGGTACTGGAAACGGCACGGCGCGCCCGTGGGCGGGCCCGCGGTGGTCGCGCTGGCGGCCGTGCTGTACGTGGGTGCCTGGTGGACCGACAGCGATCGCCTGCGGCCGTTGACCTATGGCATCCCGGCGCTGCTGCTGCTCGCGGGGGTGTTGCAGCTGGAGCATCGTGAGGGCGGCCTGCCGTACGTCCCCGCGCTCAAGCTGCTGGGCGACGCCAGCTACTCGATCTATCTGTGGCACACGATGATCCTGGCGGTCGTCGTGAAGGCGGCGCGGATCGTCGGGCTGCCGATCGCGCCGACGATCGTCCTGTGCGTGGCGGCCAGCCTGATCGGCGGGATCGTCGCCTACCGGACGATCGAGAAGCCGATCAACGTGCTGCTGAAGCGGCGAAAGTCGCGGCTGGGGGTGCCCATCCCCGGGATGTGA
- a CDS encoding polysaccharide deacetylase family protein, with amino-acid sequence MTMTLRRLILILLALLAAVPAAAQEKRIALTFDDVPRTRGALFTPEERTRRLIAQLRRAKVAQAAMFVNPGSLATADGAGGEQRIAAYVAAGHVIGDHSFSHPALSRIGATAFLADIDRSEAWLKGRTGYRPWFRFPFLDEGGSDRALRDAARAGLAARGLSNAYVTVDGSDWNIEYQLEQAVRAGKRVDYPALRTLYVETMVRSADFGDALARRVLGRSPAHVLLLHETDLAALYVADLARALRRDGWTIVTADAAYADPLAAAPAPDTPVAQGTRIEMIALEQGVPAPRSYERNDSRLANRLFATRVLHEKEAP; translated from the coding sequence ATGACGATGACCCTGCGGCGCCTGATCCTGATCCTTCTGGCCCTGCTCGCCGCCGTGCCCGCGGCGGCGCAGGAGAAGCGCATCGCGCTGACGTTCGACGACGTGCCGCGCACGCGCGGTGCGCTGTTCACGCCGGAGGAGCGGACGCGGCGGCTGATCGCGCAGCTGCGCCGGGCGAAGGTGGCGCAGGCGGCGATGTTCGTGAATCCGGGATCGCTCGCCACGGCGGACGGCGCGGGCGGCGAGCAGCGCATCGCCGCCTATGTCGCCGCGGGTCACGTCATCGGCGACCACAGTTTCTCGCATCCCGCGCTCAGCAGGATCGGCGCGACCGCCTTTCTGGCCGACATCGACCGCAGCGAGGCCTGGCTGAAGGGGCGGACCGGCTATCGGCCGTGGTTCCGCTTCCCCTTCCTGGACGAAGGCGGCAGCGACCGCGCGCTGCGCGATGCGGCGCGCGCCGGGCTGGCGGCGCGCGGGCTGTCGAACGCCTATGTCACCGTCGACGGCTCCGACTGGAACATCGAATATCAGCTGGAACAGGCGGTGCGGGCGGGCAAGCGGGTCGACTATCCCGCGCTGAGGACGCTGTACGTCGAGACGATGGTCCGCTCGGCGGACTTCGGCGATGCGCTGGCGCGGCGCGTGCTGGGGCGGTCGCCCGCGCATGTCCTGCTGTTGCACGAAACCGATCTGGCGGCGCTATATGTCGCGGACCTGGCCAGGGCGCTGCGCCGCGACGGCTGGACGATCGTGACCGCGGATGCGGCCTATGCCGACCCGCTCGCCGCCGCCCCGGCGCCGGACACCCCCGTCGCGCAGGGCACGCGGATCGAGATGATCGCGCTGGAGCAAGGCGTGCCGGCGCCGCGTTCCTACGAGCGCAACGACTCGCGGCTGGCCAACCGGCTGTTCGCGACGCGGGTGCTGCACGAGAAGGAGGCGCCATGA
- a CDS encoding CoA-acylating methylmalonate-semialdehyde dehydrogenase produces the protein MRTIEHVVAGGAAGTATRHGDVYDPNSGQVQARVTLGTTADLDRAVAAAQAAQPAWAATNPQRRARVMFRFKELVEANMEELARTLSSEHGKVIADSKGDIQRGLEVIEFCCGVPHVLKGEYTQGAGPGIDVYSMRQPIGIGAGITPFNFPAMIPMWMFGVAIACGNAFILKPSERDPSVPVRLAELMREAGLPEGVLQVVHGDKEMVDAILDHPAIGAISFVGSSDIAHYVYRRGVDAGKRVQAMGGAKNHGIVMPDADLDQVVADLSGAAFGSAGERCMALPVVVPVGEQTADRLREKLIPAIAALRVGVSTDKDAHYGPVVNAAHKQRVENWIQTGVDEGAELVVDGRNFTLQGHEQGFFIGPSLFDRVTPDMQAYKEEIFGPVLQIVRAPDFETALRLPSEHQYGNGVAIFTRNGHAAREFAARVNVGMVGINVPIPVPVAYHTFGGWKRSAFGDTNQHGMEGVKFWTRVKTVTQRWPDGAAGVDAANAFVIPTMG, from the coding sequence ATGCGGACGATCGAGCATGTCGTAGCCGGCGGAGCCGCGGGGACGGCGACCCGCCACGGCGATGTCTACGACCCCAACAGCGGGCAGGTGCAGGCGCGGGTGACGCTGGGCACGACGGCGGACCTCGACCGCGCGGTCGCCGCGGCGCAGGCCGCGCAGCCGGCGTGGGCCGCGACCAACCCGCAGCGCCGCGCGCGCGTGATGTTCCGCTTCAAGGAACTGGTCGAGGCGAACATGGAGGAGCTGGCGCGCACCCTGTCCTCCGAACATGGCAAGGTGATCGCGGATTCGAAGGGCGACATCCAGCGCGGGCTGGAGGTCATCGAATTCTGCTGCGGCGTGCCCCACGTGCTGAAGGGCGAATATACGCAGGGCGCGGGCCCCGGCATCGACGTCTATTCGATGCGCCAGCCGATCGGCATCGGCGCCGGTATCACGCCGTTCAACTTCCCCGCGATGATCCCGATGTGGATGTTCGGCGTCGCGATCGCCTGCGGCAACGCGTTCATCCTGAAGCCCAGCGAGCGCGACCCGTCGGTGCCGGTGCGCCTCGCCGAGCTGATGCGCGAGGCGGGGCTGCCCGAGGGCGTGTTGCAGGTCGTCCACGGCGACAAGGAGATGGTCGACGCGATCCTGGATCATCCCGCGATCGGCGCGATCAGCTTCGTCGGGTCGTCCGACATCGCGCATTACGTCTATCGCCGCGGCGTCGATGCGGGGAAGCGCGTGCAGGCAATGGGGGGCGCGAAGAACCACGGCATCGTCATGCCCGACGCCGATCTGGACCAGGTCGTCGCCGATCTGTCGGGCGCGGCGTTCGGTTCGGCGGGCGAGCGCTGCATGGCGCTGCCGGTGGTGGTGCCGGTGGGCGAGCAGACCGCGGACCGCCTGCGCGAGAAGCTGATCCCCGCGATCGCCGCGTTGCGGGTCGGCGTATCGACCGACAAGGACGCGCACTACGGCCCGGTGGTCAACGCCGCGCACAAGCAGCGGGTCGAGAACTGGATCCAGACCGGGGTCGACGAGGGTGCCGAACTGGTCGTCGACGGCCGGAACTTCACGTTGCAGGGGCATGAGCAGGGCTTCTTCATCGGGCCCAGCCTGTTCGACCGCGTCACCCCGGACATGCAGGCGTACAAGGAGGAGATCTTCGGCCCCGTCCTCCAGATCGTGCGCGCGCCCGATTTCGAGACCGCGCTGCGGCTGCCCAGCGAGCATCAATATGGCAACGGCGTCGCGATCTTCACGCGCAACGGCCACGCCGCGCGCGAGTTTGCGGCGCGCGTCAACGTCGGCATGGTCGGCATCAACGTGCCGATCCCGGTGCCGGTCGCCTATCACACCTTCGGCGGGTGGAAGCGCAGCGCGTTCGGCGATACCAACCAGCACGGCATGGAGGGGGTGAAGTTCTGGACCCGGGTGAAGACCGTGACGCAGCGCTGGCCCGACGGCGCGGCGGGGGTGGATGCGGCCAATGCCTTCGTCATCCCGACGATGGGGTGA
- a CDS encoding 5-(carboxyamino)imidazole ribonucleotide synthase, whose amino-acid sequence MTMLAPGSTIGILGGGQLGRMIASAAADLGYRTHVLAPDRESVAAQTASSLTRADYHNKVVLADFAAQCDVVTYEFENIDAAPVRWLAERVPVHPSPLSLEVAQDRVREKTFVEQVGGRPARWRAVNDRAELDAAIAAIGCPAVLKTTRFGYDGKGQARLTSAADADAAFEAIGAPAVLEAFVDFTHEFSIVLVRGADGTMTSYPPPWNEHRDAILHRSILPAPAPIAAQWTEAAALTGRIADALGHVGVLTCEFFAGAEGPVFNEMAPRVHNSGHWTIEGAATSQFANHVRAICGLPLGETALTAPRVEMENLIGDEWQRWPAFVAEPGAYLHLYGKRETREGRKMGHVTRLTR is encoded by the coding sequence ATGACGATGTTGGCACCGGGCAGCACGATCGGCATCCTGGGCGGTGGACAGCTCGGCCGGATGATCGCCAGCGCCGCCGCGGACCTGGGCTACCGCACCCATGTGCTGGCGCCCGACCGCGAGAGCGTGGCGGCGCAGACCGCCTCCTCGCTGACCCGCGCCGATTATCACAACAAGGTCGTGCTGGCCGATTTCGCCGCGCAATGCGACGTCGTCACCTACGAGTTCGAGAATATCGACGCCGCGCCGGTGCGCTGGCTGGCGGAGCGCGTGCCCGTCCACCCCTCCCCGCTCAGCCTCGAGGTGGCGCAGGACCGCGTGCGCGAGAAGACCTTCGTCGAGCAGGTCGGCGGGCGCCCGGCGCGCTGGCGGGCGGTGAACGACCGCGCGGAGCTGGACGCAGCGATCGCGGCGATCGGCTGTCCTGCGGTCCTCAAGACCACGCGTTTCGGCTATGACGGCAAGGGGCAGGCGCGGCTGACGAGCGCGGCGGACGCCGATGCCGCGTTCGAGGCGATCGGCGCGCCCGCGGTGCTGGAGGCGTTCGTCGACTTCACCCACGAATTCTCGATCGTGCTGGTGCGCGGCGCGGACGGCACGATGACCAGCTATCCGCCACCGTGGAACGAGCATCGCGACGCGATCCTGCACCGCTCCATCCTGCCCGCCCCCGCCCCGATCGCGGCGCAATGGACCGAGGCGGCGGCGCTGACGGGCCGTATCGCCGATGCGCTGGGGCATGTCGGGGTGCTGACCTGCGAGTTTTTCGCCGGCGCCGAGGGGCCGGTGTTCAACGAAATGGCCCCGCGCGTCCACAATTCGGGGCATTGGACGATCGAGGGTGCGGCCACGTCGCAGTTCGCCAACCACGTTCGCGCGATCTGCGGCCTGCCGCTGGGTGAAACCGCGCTCACCGCGCCGCGCGTGGAGATGGAAAACCTGATCGGCGACGAGTGGCAGCGCTGGCCGGCGTTCGTCGCCGAGCCGGGCGCGTACCTTCACCTCTACGGCAAGCGCGAAACCCGCGAGGGCCGCAAGATGGGCCATGTCACCCGGCTGACGCGCTGA
- a CDS encoding sugar transferase — translation MEESFGGWQQRHVRGVVTAAPAGSPLSVRIVDRVLAALLLIFFLPLMAAVALIVAVTDPGPVIFGHVRVGRSGRPFRCLKFRSMVVDAEARLQAVLASDPALQAAWDRDHKLPRDPRITPIGRFLRASSLDELPQLFNVLKGEMSLVGPRPISSSEVPRYGRYIVDYYHTTPGVTGLWQISGRNDVSYRRRVALDVAFSRSQSLSLYLRILVMTVPAVLLARGSY, via the coding sequence ATGGAGGAATCGTTCGGTGGTTGGCAGCAGCGTCATGTACGCGGCGTCGTCACCGCCGCACCGGCGGGCAGTCCGCTGTCGGTCCGCATCGTCGACCGCGTGCTGGCCGCGCTGCTTCTGATCTTCTTCCTGCCGCTGATGGCCGCGGTGGCGCTGATCGTCGCGGTGACCGATCCCGGGCCGGTGATCTTCGGCCATGTCCGCGTCGGGCGCAGCGGCCGGCCGTTCCGCTGCCTGAAGTTCCGCTCGATGGTGGTCGATGCGGAGGCGCGGTTGCAGGCCGTGCTGGCGAGCGACCCCGCCTTGCAGGCGGCATGGGACCGTGACCACAAGCTGCCGCGCGATCCGCGCATCACGCCGATCGGTCGCTTCCTGCGCGCGTCCAGCCTGGACGAGCTGCCGCAGCTGTTCAACGTGCTGAAGGGCGAGATGAGCCTGGTGGGGCCGCGGCCGATCTCCTCGTCCGAGGTGCCGCGCTACGGTCGCTACATCGTCGATTATTACCATACCACGCCGGGCGTGACCGGGCTGTGGCAGATCAGCGGTCGCAACGACGTCAGCTACCGTCGCCGCGTCGCGCTGGACGTCGCGTTCAGCCGGTCGCAGAGCCTGTCGCTGTATCTGCGCATCCTGGTGATGACGGTGCCCGCGGTGCTGCTGGCGCGCGGATCCTACTGA
- a CDS encoding TolC family protein — translation MTRVWVKAALLLGSAAGALTPLAAQVTRPTARATQQPAAAPAATATTPAVAPRSTVATTVIAGPPVTGLPDRPAPRYAPDFGGKLSGLPYDKKAPVPAIAPVRTLAEAITLAYRTNPELLQARAQARSTDFGVPAARSQFGPQLGVSGAYTFTRTRQEVIPGTFLGVQGWNSSAQAVLSQPVWTFGRNASAAAGAVATAQFQRDALRVTEAQVMNDVVTAYVAVLRDAASVTIARENLALLNRQLDENQTRFEVRDLTLTDLDQTRTRVQLGQADLLQAEGQLGISQKVFLQRVGAPPGDLQPPDLLNITFNSLDGAYAFAEANSGLVRAAQSREKISRAAVAAARAEMGPRVDLRGTASYGSVSPYNDQLRTTNLVGQVVVTQPIIDSGLRRSRVGQAEEANQADWRLLDQTYRDTRQTVGAAWEQLAATRTSLANYRAAIDAAQRAYDGALIQQKAGDRSTLDVLNLARDLLTVRNSYNLTIASEYLARAGLLAAAGLLEGPQIVPGLTGYDDQDHYDRVRRRGDIPLLTPVLNALDNVTTGNLTRDRPVRDAGAEQAIGATMPLPAPDPVTKP, via the coding sequence ATGACACGGGTGTGGGTGAAGGCGGCGTTGCTGCTGGGGAGCGCCGCGGGCGCGTTGACGCCGCTGGCGGCGCAGGTGACGAGACCCACCGCCCGCGCCACGCAGCAGCCCGCCGCCGCCCCCGCCGCGACCGCGACGACCCCGGCGGTCGCGCCGCGCAGCACCGTGGCGACGACTGTCATCGCCGGCCCGCCGGTCACGGGCCTCCCCGATCGCCCCGCTCCGCGCTACGCCCCCGATTTCGGCGGCAAGTTGTCGGGCCTGCCCTATGACAAGAAGGCGCCCGTCCCCGCGATCGCGCCGGTCCGCACGCTGGCGGAGGCGATCACGCTCGCCTACCGCACCAATCCCGAACTGCTCCAGGCGCGCGCGCAGGCGCGGTCGACCGACTTCGGCGTGCCCGCGGCCCGGTCGCAATTCGGCCCCCAGCTGGGCGTATCGGGTGCCTACACCTTCACGCGCACCCGGCAGGAGGTGATCCCGGGCACCTTCCTGGGCGTCCAGGGCTGGAACAGCTCGGCACAGGCGGTGCTGTCGCAGCCGGTGTGGACGTTCGGGCGCAACGCATCGGCGGCGGCGGGCGCCGTCGCGACCGCGCAATTCCAGCGCGACGCGCTGCGCGTGACCGAGGCGCAGGTGATGAACGACGTCGTCACCGCCTATGTCGCGGTGCTGCGCGACGCCGCCTCGGTGACGATCGCGCGCGAGAATCTGGCGCTGCTCAACCGCCAGCTGGACGAGAACCAGACCCGCTTCGAGGTGCGCGACCTGACGCTGACCGACCTCGACCAGACACGCACCCGCGTCCAGCTGGGCCAGGCCGACCTGCTCCAGGCGGAGGGGCAGCTGGGCATATCGCAGAAGGTGTTCCTGCAGCGCGTCGGTGCGCCTCCGGGCGACCTCCAGCCGCCCGACCTGCTCAACATCACCTTCAACTCGCTCGACGGCGCCTATGCCTTTGCCGAGGCGAACAGCGGCCTGGTCCGCGCGGCGCAATCGCGTGAGAAGATCTCGCGCGCCGCCGTCGCCGCGGCGCGCGCCGAGATGGGGCCGCGCGTTGACCTGCGCGGCACGGCCAGCTACGGCAGCGTCTCGCCCTATAACGACCAGCTGCGCACGACCAACCTCGTCGGTCAGGTGGTGGTGACCCAGCCGATCATCGACTCCGGCCTGCGCCGTTCGCGTGTCGGCCAGGCGGAGGAGGCGAACCAGGCCGACTGGCGCCTGCTCGACCAGACCTATCGCGACACCCGGCAGACGGTGGGCGCCGCGTGGGAGCAGCTGGCCGCGACGCGCACGTCGCTCGCCAACTACCGCGCCGCCATCGACGCCGCGCAGCGCGCCTATGACGGCGCGCTGATCCAGCAGAAGGCGGGCGATCGCAGCACGCTCGACGTGCTGAACCTTGCGCGCGACCTGCTGACCGTGCGCAACAGCTACAATCTGACGATCGCGAGCGAATATCTCGCCCGCGCCGGCCTGCTCGCCGCGGCCGGGTTGCTGGAGGGGCCGCAGATCGTCCCCGGGCTGACCGGCTATGACGATCAGGACCATTACGATCGCGTGCGTCGCCGCGGCGACATTCCGCTGCTGACGCCGGTGCTCAACGCGCTCGACAACGTCACCACCGGCAATCTGACGCGCGACCGGCCCGTCCGCGACGCCGGTGCCGAGCAGGCGATCGGCGCCACCATGCCGCTGCCCGCCCCCGATCCCGTGACGAAGCCCTGA
- a CDS encoding LysR family transcriptional regulator: MQPLPWNDLQDFLAIARAGQLSRAAALMGVDATTVGRRLRRLEARLGRTLFEQTREGQVLTEAGEALLAQVEAMSRAAERIADPAGDRADVSGLLRVSVSEGFGTWLIAEHLHDFAARHPAVTVDLVASNGFLSPSKREADCAVLLARPRQGPVVAAKLADYRLHLYASRDYVARHGTPTRATLARDHRLIGYIPDLLYAPELRYLHEIDPALAPTLRSSSIHAQARLVASGAGVGVLPHFIAGADPALLRVLPEIAITRAFWLVTHRDTRRLRRVRAFRDWLTELVSTHRARLVGTY; this comes from the coding sequence ATGCAGCCCCTCCCCTGGAACGACCTGCAGGACTTTCTCGCCATCGCGCGCGCCGGGCAATTGTCGCGCGCCGCCGCGCTGATGGGGGTGGACGCGACCACGGTCGGCCGCCGCCTGCGCCGGCTGGAGGCGCGGCTCGGGCGGACGCTCTTCGAACAGACGCGCGAGGGGCAGGTGCTGACCGAGGCGGGCGAGGCCCTGCTGGCGCAGGTCGAGGCGATGAGTCGCGCGGCGGAACGCATCGCGGACCCCGCGGGCGACCGCGCCGACGTCTCAGGACTGCTGCGCGTCAGCGTGTCGGAGGGGTTCGGGACGTGGCTGATCGCCGAGCATCTGCACGATTTCGCCGCCCGCCACCCCGCGGTCACGGTCGATCTGGTGGCCAGCAACGGCTTCCTCAGCCCCTCCAAGCGCGAGGCGGACTGCGCCGTCCTGCTCGCGCGCCCGCGGCAGGGGCCCGTCGTCGCCGCCAAACTCGCCGATTACCGGCTCCATCTCTACGCCAGCCGCGATTATGTCGCGCGACACGGTACGCCGACGCGCGCGACACTGGCGCGCGACCATCGCCTGATCGGCTATATCCCCGACCTGCTCTATGCGCCGGAGCTTCGCTACCTGCACGAAATCGACCCCGCGCTCGCGCCCACGCTGCGCAGTTCCAGCATCCATGCGCAGGCGCGCCTCGTCGCATCGGGTGCGGGGGTGGGCGTCCTGCCGCATTTCATCGCCGGCGCCGATCCCGCCTTGCTGCGCGTCCTGCCGGAGATCGCGATCACCCGCGCCTTCTGGCTGGTCACGCACCGCGATACCCGCCGCCTGCGCCGCGTGCGTGCGTTTCGCGACTGGCTGACGGAGCTCGTCTCGACGCATCGCGCGCGGCTGGTAGGGACGTATTAA
- a CDS encoding glycosyltransferase family 2 protein, with the protein MLGLEEGAPAMRPAVSILIVARNTGPFIGDAILSARQQTCRDIEIVVVDDASTDDTRAIAERHAAQDARVRVLDGPQAGLAAVRNASLSAARGRWAAILDSDDLLHPAHVARLVAAAERTGATLVSANMVSFNVDEGLTRTALFADAPEWRQERDIDLLAFVRSNGVAAGGVSTGYLKPLFSLDFLRAHGLEYDLRLRIGEDYDLVARALAKGARYVFLPRPTYFYRRHAASTSHRTSLRDLDGLMAAADALPRLTGDAAVLSAVAHRTAGIASAQAHVRSLDALKARRPAAAIRALGTDVAAWRLMARSFAEGGVKRVARLTRRSVAAGDATPAVLVVGDEAPGMPGHRVIVRAAPADDAARAALADGLPPLERIVVVPPATQDDAGYAMAPALTRVIQPHG; encoded by the coding sequence ATGTTGGGACTAGAGGAAGGTGCCCCCGCGATGCGGCCGGCGGTGTCGATCCTGATCGTGGCGCGCAATACCGGGCCGTTCATCGGCGACGCGATCCTCTCCGCACGGCAGCAGACCTGTCGCGATATCGAGATCGTGGTGGTAGACGACGCCTCCACCGACGACACGCGCGCGATCGCGGAGCGCCATGCCGCGCAGGACGCACGCGTCCGGGTGCTGGACGGGCCGCAGGCGGGGCTGGCGGCGGTCCGCAACGCCAGCCTCTCCGCCGCGCGCGGACGCTGGGCGGCGATCCTCGACAGCGACGATCTGCTTCACCCCGCGCATGTCGCGCGGCTGGTCGCCGCGGCGGAGCGAACCGGCGCGACGCTGGTATCCGCCAACATGGTGTCCTTCAACGTCGACGAAGGCCTGACCCGAACCGCGTTGTTCGCGGACGCGCCCGAATGGCGGCAGGAGCGCGACATCGACCTGCTGGCGTTCGTGCGCAGCAACGGCGTCGCTGCCGGGGGTGTGTCGACGGGCTATCTGAAGCCGCTGTTCTCGCTCGACTTCCTGCGCGCGCACGGGCTGGAATACGATCTTCGGCTGCGTATCGGGGAGGATTACGATCTGGTCGCGCGCGCGCTGGCGAAGGGCGCGCGCTACGTCTTCCTGCCGCGCCCGACCTATTTCTATCGCCGCCACGCCGCATCGACGTCGCATCGCACCAGCCTGCGCGATCTGGACGGGCTGATGGCGGCGGCGGACGCCCTGCCGCGACTGACCGGCGACGCCGCGGTGCTGTCGGCGGTGGCGCATCGTACCGCGGGGATCGCCAGTGCGCAGGCGCATGTCCGCTCGCTCGACGCGCTCAAGGCCCGCCGTCCTGCCGCCGCGATCCGCGCCCTGGGGACGGATGTCGCGGCGTGGCGGCTGATGGCGCGCTCCTTCGCGGAGGGCGGCGTGAAGCGGGTCGCCAGGCTGACCCGGCGATCGGTCGCCGCAGGCGATGCGACGCCGGCGGTATTGGTCGTCGGCGACGAGGCGCCCGGGATGCCGGGGCACCGCGTGATCGTCCGCGCCGCGCCGGCGGACGATGCCGCGCGTGCCGCGTTGGCGGACGGCCTGCCGCCGCTGGAGCGGATCGTCGTGGTCCCGCCCGCGACGCAGGACGATGCGGGCTATGCGATGGCCCCCGCGCTTACGCGCGTCATCCAGCCGCACGGCTGA
- the purE gene encoding 5-(carboxyamino)imidazole ribonucleotide mutase yields the protein MARVGIIMGSTSDWETMRHAAETLAALDVAHETKVVSAHRTPQRLYDYAGGAARRGLQVIIAGAGGAAHLPGMAASMTHLPVLGVPVESKALKGMDSLLSIVQMPGGIPVGTLAIGKAGAINAALLAAAILALGDADLSQRLQAWRAAQSDGVATDPA from the coding sequence ATGGCGCGCGTCGGCATCATCATGGGGTCCACCTCCGACTGGGAGACGATGCGGCACGCCGCGGAAACGCTGGCGGCGCTGGATGTCGCGCACGAGACGAAGGTGGTCTCGGCGCACCGCACCCCGCAACGGCTGTACGATTACGCCGGCGGCGCGGCCCGGCGCGGACTCCAGGTCATCATCGCGGGCGCGGGCGGCGCGGCGCATCTGCCGGGGATGGCCGCGTCGATGACGCACCTGCCGGTGCTGGGCGTGCCGGTCGAATCGAAGGCGCTGAAGGGCATGGATAGCCTGCTGTCGATCGTTCAGATGCCCGGCGGCATCCCGGTCGGCACGCTGGCGATCGGCAAGGCGGGCGCGATCAACGCCGCGCTGCTGGCCGCCGCGATTCTGGCGCTCGGCGACGCGGACCTGTCGCAGCGGCTGCAGGCGTGGCGCGCGGCGCAGAGCGATGGCGTGGCGACCGATCCGGCATGA